One part of the Streptomyces sp. AM 2-1-1 genome encodes these proteins:
- a CDS encoding PhzF family phenazine biosynthesis protein, with the protein MRIRIVDAFTDRPFSGNPAGVVLLDSDAFPSAGLLQQVAAEVNLSETAFTHPLAPGGEADWALRWFTPTTEVDLCGHATLATAHVLHTTGAAEGSVRFATRSGVLTTAARPGSAYTMDFPTSRLVPEPAPAGLAEALGAEPLAVLDTGEHIGDLLVELDDEATVRGLTPDFEALTRCSRRGVIVTAAAEDPTLGYDFVSRGFFPRVGIDEDPVTGSAHTALAPFWSARFGRDALTGLQGSARTGLVHTELRGDRTLLTGNAVTVIDGELLAGL; encoded by the coding sequence ATGAGGATCCGTATCGTCGACGCGTTCACCGACCGCCCCTTCTCGGGCAACCCCGCCGGGGTCGTCCTGCTGGACTCCGACGCCTTCCCGTCGGCGGGCCTGCTCCAGCAGGTGGCCGCCGAGGTCAATCTGTCGGAGACGGCGTTCACCCACCCGCTGGCGCCGGGCGGGGAGGCGGACTGGGCGCTGCGCTGGTTCACCCCGACGACAGAGGTCGACCTGTGCGGGCACGCCACGCTCGCCACCGCCCATGTGCTGCACACGACGGGCGCGGCCGAGGGCAGCGTGCGCTTCGCCACCCGGTCCGGGGTGCTCACCACCGCCGCCCGCCCCGGCTCCGCCTACACGATGGACTTCCCGACCTCACGGCTCGTTCCCGAGCCGGCGCCGGCGGGACTGGCCGAGGCCCTCGGAGCCGAACCACTCGCCGTCCTCGACACCGGCGAGCACATCGGGGATCTGCTGGTCGAACTCGATGACGAGGCGACGGTACGCGGGCTGACGCCCGACTTCGAGGCGCTCACACGCTGTTCGCGGCGCGGGGTGATCGTCACCGCCGCCGCCGAGGACCCCACCCTCGGGTACGACTTCGTCTCCCGCGGCTTCTTCCCCCGGGTCGGCATCGACGAGGATCCGGTGACCGGTAGCGCGCACACCGCGCTCGCCCCGTTCTGGTCGGCCCGGTTCGGCCGCGACGCGCTGACCGGCCTCCAGGGCTCCGCCCGCACCGGCCTGGTCCACACCGAGTTGCGCGGCGACCGGACCCTTCTCACCGGGAACGCCGTCACCGTCATCGACGGCGAACTGCTCGCCGGGCTCTGA
- a CDS encoding PadR family transcriptional regulator, with translation MRSHGFDNERGRGGRGQGGPGHPGRGDFDGRRSAFGPFGPQFGGGPFGGGPFGGGAFGGGGRGRGGGGGRGRARRGDVRASILALLKDRPMHGYEMIQEIGERSGGAWRPSPGSVYPTLQLLEDEGLIVSASEGGKKLFTLTEAGSAEAESGPDAPWEDAGRGVDWESVNEIRQAGFSLMEAFGQVWKTGSADQRQKALAVINDAKKKLYLILADEN, from the coding sequence ATGCGTTCCCACGGATTCGACAACGAGCGCGGCCGAGGCGGCCGCGGACAGGGCGGTCCCGGACACCCGGGTCGCGGAGACTTCGACGGGCGGCGGTCCGCCTTCGGGCCCTTCGGCCCGCAGTTCGGCGGCGGACCCTTCGGCGGAGGCCCCTTCGGTGGGGGAGCCTTCGGAGGCGGTGGCCGAGGACGCGGTGGTGGCGGCGGGAGGGGAAGGGCGCGGCGCGGTGACGTGCGTGCCTCGATCCTGGCGCTGCTCAAGGACCGTCCGATGCACGGCTACGAAATGATCCAGGAGATCGGCGAGCGCAGTGGCGGAGCCTGGCGGCCCAGCCCCGGTTCGGTCTACCCGACACTCCAACTGCTGGAGGACGAGGGCCTCATCGTCAGTGCGAGCGAGGGCGGCAAGAAGCTGTTCACGCTCACCGAGGCCGGGAGCGCGGAGGCGGAATCCGGACCCGACGCTCCGTGGGAGGACGCCGGACGCGGCGTCGACTGGGAGAGTGTGAACGAGATCCGCCAGGCCGGCTTCAGCCTGATGGAGGCGTTCGGCCAGGTCTGGAAGACCGGATCCGCCGATCAGCGTCAGAAGGCGCTCGCCGTCATCAACGACGCCAAGAAGAAGCTCTACCTCATCCTGGCCGACGAGAACTGA